One stretch of Siphonobacter curvatus DNA includes these proteins:
- a CDS encoding type 1 glutamine amidotransferase, with the protein MKQIRLAILDLYNGVPNEGMRCIQQLVQEFSEEIGGCVVQIFDVRQQGELPALNDFDIFISTGGPGNPLETGDWGTAYFDLIDQVFEHNKTQTAKKFLLLICHSFQMVSHHLGIGTVTRRKSTSFGTFPIHKTANGYDEPYLELLPDPFWAVDSRDYQIINANFSRIDAIGAKVLCREKIRPHVPLERAIMAVRFSREVFGTQFHPEADAVGMLRYFQQPEKQKQVIDEHGYEKYQNMVDHLNDPDKILLTESVIIPTFLRDAYHKLAAN; encoded by the coding sequence ATGAAGCAGATACGGTTGGCCATTCTGGATTTATATAATGGTGTTCCCAACGAAGGAATGCGATGTATTCAGCAATTAGTACAGGAATTTTCGGAGGAAATTGGCGGCTGCGTCGTGCAAATTTTTGACGTTCGGCAGCAAGGTGAGTTACCCGCTTTGAACGATTTTGACATTTTTATCTCGACGGGCGGGCCTGGAAATCCACTCGAAACGGGTGATTGGGGTACGGCTTATTTCGATCTGATTGATCAGGTTTTCGAACACAACAAAACGCAGACTGCCAAGAAATTTTTACTGCTTATCTGTCACTCGTTCCAGATGGTGAGTCATCACCTGGGCATTGGTACAGTAACGCGTCGTAAATCGACCAGCTTCGGTACGTTTCCGATTCATAAAACGGCCAATGGCTACGACGAGCCGTACCTGGAATTACTCCCTGATCCCTTCTGGGCCGTGGATTCGCGGGATTACCAAATCATTAATGCCAACTTTTCGCGGATTGATGCCATTGGAGCGAAAGTACTTTGCCGGGAGAAAATCCGTCCCCACGTACCGCTGGAACGGGCCATTATGGCGGTCCGGTTTTCACGCGAAGTATTCGGTACGCAGTTTCACCCCGAAGCCGATGCCGTGGGGATGTTACGCTACTTCCAGCAGCCCGAGAAACAGAAACAGGTCATTGATGAGCACGGCTATGAGAAGTACCAGAACATGGTCGATCACCTCAACGATCCGGATAAAATTCTGCTGACGGAATCGGTTATTATTCCGACGTTTTTGCGGGATGCCTACCATAAACTGGCTGCTAACTAA